One genomic region from Methanomassiliicoccales archaeon encodes:
- a CDS encoding SPFH domain-containing protein translates to MDVMSAVILSLLLLAIFTAIGILASGIKIVRPYEQAIYMRLGRFVRVLNQGFNYVTPLINEVVKIDLRTQVLDVPRQEVITKDNSPTNVDAIIYIKVIDPTKAFFQVTNYRMATIYLAQTTLRSIIGDMELDEILSNREKINLHLRDVLDEATDKWGVKVEAVEIREVDPAGKVKEAMEEQTSAERLRRAAILKADGQKKAAILNAEGEKRARILQAEGIRQAKILEAEGERLATILRSQGEAQKLRILSLGATPLDSKALTVLSLDTLKELGSGPATKFVLPFELTRLVEGASEYLGMARQTPPRDASRIEDIERAVGRVDDILGPIPTPEELKKELRSLEEAMEKEKKEVESIAEATKKDKGRSIQID, encoded by the coding sequence ATGGATGTAATGAGTGCGGTCATATTATCGCTTTTGTTACTTGCGATTTTTACAGCAATAGGGATCCTTGCGAGCGGTATTAAAATCGTGAGGCCTTATGAACAGGCCATTTACATGAGGCTGGGCAGGTTTGTAAGAGTTCTCAACCAAGGCTTCAATTATGTAACCCCGCTAATCAATGAGGTTGTCAAGATCGATCTGAGAACACAAGTGTTGGATGTCCCTAGGCAAGAGGTTATTACAAAGGATAACTCCCCTACGAATGTCGATGCCATCATTTATATCAAGGTCATTGATCCTACCAAGGCATTCTTCCAGGTGACTAATTACCGAATGGCGACGATCTATCTCGCACAGACAACACTAAGATCGATCATTGGGGACATGGAGCTCGACGAGATACTTTCGAACAGAGAGAAGATCAATCTCCACCTGAGAGATGTCCTCGATGAAGCAACGGACAAATGGGGGGTAAAAGTCGAGGCAGTCGAGATCAGGGAGGTCGATCCGGCTGGTAAAGTCAAAGAGGCGATGGAAGAGCAGACGTCGGCCGAGAGACTGAGACGAGCCGCTATTTTAAAAGCAGATGGTCAGAAAAAAGCAGCGATCCTCAATGCCGAAGGAGAGAAACGGGCAAGGATTCTCCAGGCCGAAGGTATCAGACAGGCAAAGATTCTTGAGGCAGAAGGAGAGAGGCTCGCTACGATTCTGCGAAGCCAGGGAGAGGCCCAGAAGCTTAGGATTCTGTCCCTAGGAGCAACACCGCTCGATTCAAAAGCGTTGACAGTTCTTTCTCTCGATACATTGAAAGAGCTCGGAAGCGGTCCCGCGACGAAGTTCGTCCTGCCGTTTGAGCTAACGAGACTTGTTGAGGGCGCATCTGAGTACCTAGGTATGGCAAGACAAACGCCACCGCGAGATGCGAGCAGGATTGAGGACATAGAGAGAGCTGTCGGAAGAGTGGACGATATCCTCGGTCCGATACCGACACCAGAGGAACTCAAAAAGGAATTGAGATCACTTGA
- a CDS encoding NfeD family protein, producing MSLGTILALAFIVIGIIMLIAEAASPGSFILVPATVLIVLGGIGLVSPEWLLSWWAPVAAVIVLIPTTLVTIKLYQKLAPPAPPETTVATSLIGSTGIVVREVTPYDLRGKVRIQNDIWSATASKIIPVGARVVVKNSEGVHVFVEELANEKVSMNETKEKVN from the coding sequence ATGTCTCTAGGTACGATACTGGCACTTGCATTCATCGTTATTGGCATTATTATGCTAATCGCTGAGGCGGCGTCACCAGGGTCTTTTATCCTCGTTCCAGCTACTGTCTTAATTGTTCTCGGCGGGATCGGTTTAGTGTCCCCGGAATGGCTACTGAGCTGGTGGGCACCTGTTGCGGCCGTCATCGTTCTCATCCCAACGACGCTTGTTACAATCAAGCTCTATCAGAAGCTGGCCCCCCCAGCACCCCCTGAAACAACGGTCGCAACTTCATTAATTGGTTCAACCGGCATTGTCGTCCGTGAGGTGACACCATACGATCTTCGAGGAAAAGTACGCATCCAGAACGATATCTGGAGCGCGACTGCGTCAAAAATCATACCTGTTGGAGCGCGCGTCGTTGTTAAGAATAGTGAGGGAGTTCATGTATTTGTTGAGGAATTGGCCAATGAAAAGGTGTCGATGAATGAGACAAAAGAGAAGGTGAATTGA
- a CDS encoding SPFH domain-containing protein, protein MSIIGAETFKWEDADKRNNIMFRMPRNIRFNDNIVVREDEIAVFFRDGKVLAYIDRPDRYALTSINAPIVGPIVKFLSGVQQQAEVIYLQKRVFDGKFGSKQPYPFRDKEFGLVNLRAFGEFRYKISSPANFVNQFIGTLNFATSAEVEERIREQVVVLVYDVLGDMKNQGLGVADIASNLTTIEQVILSRSKDHFDLYGVLIDKISGLYISLPEEVQKAVDTRSSMQVLGANYIQYQTGQAMRDAAQNPSGGAAGAGVGVGAGIGMGWTMLDSMRQSQQVPPAAPPQAAIRCPKCGTQNLATNKFCAECGSPLTSTQTSKCPNCGADVPPRSKFCPSCGVNISSMKKCGNCGAEVPATSKFCPECGKPL, encoded by the coding sequence ATGAGTATCATTGGCGCTGAGACATTCAAATGGGAAGATGCTGACAAGAGAAACAACATTATGTTCAGGATGCCAAGGAACATCCGATTTAACGATAATATTGTTGTGAGAGAAGATGAAATAGCGGTTTTCTTCCGAGATGGTAAAGTACTCGCGTATATTGATCGCCCTGATAGGTACGCCCTTACGTCCATTAACGCCCCTATCGTCGGACCGATTGTGAAATTTCTTTCAGGCGTGCAGCAGCAGGCTGAAGTCATTTATCTTCAGAAGAGAGTTTTCGATGGTAAATTCGGAAGCAAGCAGCCGTACCCGTTCAGAGATAAAGAATTCGGTCTTGTCAATCTGAGAGCTTTTGGTGAATTTCGTTACAAGATATCATCTCCCGCGAATTTTGTGAATCAATTTATAGGCACACTCAACTTTGCAACGAGCGCTGAAGTTGAGGAGAGAATCAGGGAGCAAGTCGTCGTCCTTGTATATGACGTTCTAGGGGACATGAAAAACCAGGGGTTAGGCGTCGCCGATATTGCAAGCAACCTGACGACAATTGAGCAAGTCATCCTTTCGAGATCGAAAGATCATTTCGACCTCTATGGCGTTCTCATCGATAAAATATCGGGGCTTTATATTTCGCTTCCAGAAGAAGTACAAAAGGCCGTCGATACGAGATCCTCCATGCAGGTGCTCGGTGCCAATTATATCCAATATCAGACCGGACAGGCGATGCGGGACGCTGCACAGAATCCATCTGGCGGCGCGGCGGGAGCCGGAGTAGGTGTAGGTGCTGGAATTGGTATGGGATGGACGATGCTTGATTCGATGCGCCAGTCGCAGCAGGTTCCACCTGCTGCACCGCCACAAGCTGCGATTCGATGTCCGAAATGTGGTACTCAGAACCTCGCCACTAACAAATTCTGCGCGGAGTGTGGATCGCCCTTGACGTCGACTCAAACCTCAAAGTGTCCTAATTGTGGAGCTGACGTACCACCCCGTTCCAAGTTCTGTCCGTCGTGTGGCGTTAACATTTCTTCGATGAAAAAATGCGGAAATTGCGGTGCCGAAGTTCCTGCAACTTCGAAATTCTGTCCAGAATGCGGAAAGCCACTGTGA
- a CDS encoding zinc ribbon domain-containing protein, which translates to MASIKCPKCGAAVLIDAGTKFTKCAFCRTEIYIDKSGAGFYYIIPFAVRENDAIGIFRRWAAGPSRAKDLDKKAEIALVKNAYFPVYMFKRRVNGKEQVFVEPAASTTLPGLHRLKIPAGDLRIFDSSFDKQGAELVNLDIEMLSYLNSLPGERVEQALVFFPIWRIDYIFDGKKYDVVIDGSSGEVFSSSFPARSSMGYMLVATVGFIAFVAEGLLAVFNLPVALMLMGVTLISVFLTALVVARRM; encoded by the coding sequence ATGGCATCAATCAAGTGTCCGAAATGTGGCGCTGCAGTTCTCATCGACGCTGGGACGAAGTTCACAAAATGTGCTTTTTGTAGGACTGAAATATATATCGACAAGTCTGGCGCTGGGTTCTATTACATTATTCCCTTCGCGGTCAGGGAAAATGATGCAATTGGCATTTTTAGACGGTGGGCAGCTGGACCATCAAGAGCCAAGGACCTCGACAAAAAAGCGGAGATCGCATTAGTCAAGAACGCATACTTCCCCGTTTATATGTTCAAGAGGAGAGTTAATGGCAAAGAACAAGTCTTCGTTGAACCTGCTGCATCCACGACATTGCCAGGATTGCATCGCCTGAAAATCCCCGCGGGGGACCTAAGAATTTTCGACTCCTCTTTCGATAAGCAAGGGGCAGAATTGGTTAATCTAGATATTGAGATGTTGTCGTATCTCAATAGCCTCCCTGGGGAGCGTGTGGAACAAGCGCTAGTTTTCTTTCCGATATGGAGAATCGATTACATTTTTGATGGAAAGAAGTATGATGTAGTAATAGATGGCTCATCGGGTGAGGTCTTCTCCTCGAGTTTTCCTGCTCGAAGTTCGATGGGTTATATGCTTGTTGCAACAGTAGGGTTTATTGCATTCGTCGCTGAGGGGCTTCTTGCGGTATTCAATCTTCCGGTTGCACTCATGTTGATGGGAGTAACCCTTATCAGTGTATTTCTTACGGCACTAGTGGTGGCAAGGAGAATGTGA